ATTTATGTCAACCTCCGTTCACGCGCCAACGTCTGGCACCATTAAGGAAATTGACTACCACCCTGTTAGCCACCCCAGTGGGCTCAAGGATATCGCCGTCATACTGGAGGCGGATGGTCTCGACACCCAAATAACCACCAAGCGAAGAACAGACTGGCAGTCATTAGGAAAGCGCGAACTACTTGATATCATTCGTAGCGCGGGCATTGCTGGTTTAGGTGGCGCAAGCTTCCCTACAGCGGTCAAACTGGACGGTCAACGTCCCATCAACACGCTAATCATCAACGGTACTGAGTGTGAGCCATACATTACCGCCGATGACATGCTGATGCGCGAAAAGGCCGACGAGATTCGCACCGGCGTTGAAATACTCGCGCACCTGCTCGGCAATCCCGCGACGGTTGTCATTGGTATTGAAGACAACAAGCCTGAAGCACTTTCGCTAATGAGAATCGCCTGCGCAGGGACCAAAATTGAGGTAGCCTCTTTCCCTACGAAATACCCGTCCGGCGGCGAAAAGCAACTGATACAGATTTTAACGGGGCAAGAAGTCCCCAGCGGCGATATTCCAGCGGCGCTGGGTATTGTCATGCAAAATGTTGGTACTGCTCGGGCCATCAAACAAGCGGTCATAGACGACTTACCTCTTATTGAGCGTGTCACCACCGTCACCGGTGAAGGGATTGAGCAGCGAGGCAACTTTTTTACCCGAATTGGCACCAAGGTCGAAGATCTACTCGCTCACCTAAATTTCCGCTCCGATGACGACAAAGTCATCATGGGCGGCCCTATGATGGGCTTTGAATTACCATCGCTGAACGTGCCTGTCGTCAAAGCTACCAACTGTCTATTAATACCTGGTTACGACGCCCTCAACGCTAGCTCAGAATGTATCCGTTGTGGTCTCTGTGCCGAAGCCTGCCCCGCGCAACTTTTACCACAACAGCTGTATTGGTATAGCAAAGCGGACGATCACGATAAACTGGACGCTTATCACCTGAGCGATTGTATCGAGTGTGGCGCCTGCGCCTACGTCTGCCCAAGTAAGTTGCCATTAGTACAGCATTATCGAGCCGCTAAAGCGTCCATTAAGCACGCCGCTGAAGATCAACTCCGATCCGACCGAGCTCGCGCCCGCTTTGAATTCAGAAAGCAGCGAATGGATGCCGCGGAAGCAGAGAAAGAAGCCAAGCGTTTGGCTCGCAAGGCCGCTGCCGAGAAAGCCAAATTAGCCAAGCAACAACAGTCAGCTACGCCTTCTGTTGCCTCGTTCAAGCCCGTTAACGCAAATGCCGATAGCCCTGACCCACTCGCCGCGGCACGAGCTAAACTAAAGCAGACCAAAGCAAGTGAAGCTGATCAGCAAAGCGAGCGGCTGCACAAACAGTTGAAGAGCATTGCTCAGCGAATCGAATTTATTGATCAGCAAATTGCTGAGACCATCGCCGAACACGGCGAGGACGCTAGTCTTATTCCGCAGTTACAATCTAAGCGCGCGGCAAGCGTTCTTAAACAAACACAACTACAAACTAAGTTAGCGGACGTAAGTGGGCTTCCCCAAACCGCCAACGCCGCCGAGGCTCTGC
The DNA window shown above is from Umboniibacter marinipuniceus and carries:
- the rsxC gene encoding electron transport complex subunit RsxC — encoded protein: MRIIHDIPGGVFPPEQKSLSNQQEIQSLPIFSEYIIPLKQHIGVAATVCVEIGDKVLKGQVIGVSTGFMSTSVHAPTSGTIKEIDYHPVSHPSGLKDIAVILEADGLDTQITTKRRTDWQSLGKRELLDIIRSAGIAGLGGASFPTAVKLDGQRPINTLIINGTECEPYITADDMLMREKADEIRTGVEILAHLLGNPATVVIGIEDNKPEALSLMRIACAGTKIEVASFPTKYPSGGEKQLIQILTGQEVPSGDIPAALGIVMQNVGTARAIKQAVIDDLPLIERVTTVTGEGIEQRGNFFTRIGTKVEDLLAHLNFRSDDDKVIMGGPMMGFELPSLNVPVVKATNCLLIPGYDALNASSECIRCGLCAEACPAQLLPQQLYWYSKADDHDKLDAYHLSDCIECGACAYVCPSKLPLVQHYRAAKASIKHAAEDQLRSDRARARFEFRKQRMDAAEAEKEAKRLARKAAAEKAKLAKQQQSATPSVASFKPVNANADSPDPLAAARAKLKQTKASEADQQSERLHKQLKSIAQRIEFIDQQIAETIAEHGEDASLIPQLQSKRAASVLKQTQLQTKLADVSGLPQTANAAEALPTTKQVNTDGNNAAQGQSNIERAENALNALTAARSSRSPQERQREALQRIEDNIARSQQQLNESDDELLREKLHRRIEQLTAKQQETLASDAFSPAVQSVHNDKALEAIERAKQTAAAQASLTPAEKRQQQHASLQARLDKAKARLSKAEAENNEHLEAFRNAVTKIEVKLAEWTRDHDEN